The genomic window ATTCAAATAAACAGCAAAATTCTCGCCATTTTCTTTCACGATAATGGGAAACTCACCTCTTTGACCCGCGACGAATCCATCCTCTTCAATATATTGACCGTGCGTGTCAAATCGTTTTTTCTGATAAATCGCTTTGTAGTCAACAAGGTTATTTAGCGACGTAAGTACATATTCGTGAAATTGATAAATACCGATGCTATACCAATTGATTAAGTAATACCCAGCGAAATAATCAATGGTTAACCCACCAATCCCATCACCTTCTGCATTGAACACCCTAAATGCTGTTGTGTCTTTATCGGCAAATAACTTTTCCCGCTTATGAATCGCCGCTTCTAATTTTCTTTGAAAAAATGATTGGTCAATTTTTTCTTCCTCCGTATGCGTTAAAACCCAGCCATATCCTTTATTTTGTTTGCCGTAAAATGCCTTTGCAATAAACGTATTTTTCTCATCAATAAGCCTCATAATTGTGCCTTCTTGTGATAATACTTGCTTATTCATAATCGCCTTTTCTTGTATTAGTGGATATCCCATTTTGTATTGCTTAGCATACTTTACACCTATTTTAACTGCTACCTCTTTTGACATCATCTCATCCTAACATTTATATTAACTAGCAACTTTTTTTGCTAGACTCATACCTTTTTCAATTATCTTTTATCTGAATCTTCATCTTACCCTTAGTAAGTTTCAAATACAAATTGAATTAGCTTATAAAGAAAGTATTATCCTCTTTATTAAGCCCCTATACGTCTAGTATTTTGAATTTGAAGGAAAGCATAATTCATTATGCGACATCATGTTTTATCCTCTGATAAAAGCAATAAATTGTTCCTTTAAAAACAAACAAATTGATTTAGCAATATTTTATGTGATATAGTGTTAACAATAATCCCTACTATTCATAGTATATTAGTATGAATTAAAACAAACCTTTACGGGAGATGAATGATATGGGTAGAGAGTTCGTTGATTTATTTGAAACATGGGCAACCACCTACGACGCCACAGTGGCAGGATATGACCCACAATATCGAGCGGTATTCGATGGATATGAATCTATTTTAGATAGAGTGACATCCGAAGCGAAGGGCATCGTTCTTGAGTTTGGAATCGGGACAGGTAATCTGTCTAATAAGCTTATAGAAGCTGGTCATACAGTTATAGGTATAGAGCCTTCAGCCGCTATGCGTGAAGCAGCCCAAACTAAACTTCCCACCATGCACATTCTAGATGGGGATTTTTTAAATTACCCTAGTATAGATTCACCTATTGACTCGATTGTTAGTTCATACGCCTTTCATCACTTAACAGACGATGAAAAAAACCTAGCAATCAAGCAATTTGCAAACTTGCTTTCTTCTGGAGGAAAGGTAATTTTCGCTGATACTGCTTATGAAAGCGAAGAAGCTAAGCAATCAATTTTCAATAAAGCAAAGGCAAATAACTTTAATGACCTTTTACAAGACTTATCAACAGAGTATTATGCCATGCTTGACGATTTACGAGCCATGTTTGAAGACAACGGCTTTTCTATAAAATTTGACAAGATGAATGAATTTGTTTGGTTAATGGTAGCTGAAAAACAATAATTACAGGAGTGATATAACATGACAAAAAAAATGAATGTAGAAAGCTTTAATCTAGACCATACAAAGGTAAAAGCACCTTATATTCGCCTTGTTGGCGTAACGACTGGTCAAAAGGGAGACCAAGTGTATAAGTACGATATTAGATTTTGCCAACCAAATAAAGAGCATATGGATATGGCTGGCCTTCATTCTATTGAGCACTTAATGGCTGAAAATATTCGCAACCATATTGATAATGTACTAGACATTAGCCCGATGGGGTGTCAAACAGGCTTTTACTTGGCAATTTTAAATAATAATAGCTTTGATGACGTTGTTCATGCACTTGAAAAAACACTACTTGATGTTCTAGCAGCTGATGAAGTACCCGCTTGTAATGAAGTGCAATGTGGCTGGGCAGCCAACCACAGTCTTGAAGGAGCGAAAGAAATAGCAGCTAAGATGCTAGCTGGGAAAAACGAGTGGCATCAAGTTTTTGCTGAGTAAGGAGCTATTAAAGTATGACTTTGTATAAAAATGTACATCAATTAATCGGAAACACACCGTTAGTTGAGATTACGAAATTCCCCCTTCCGAAGGGTGTTCGTATATTTGCAAAGTTAGAGTTTTATAATCCAGGAGGTAGTATCAAGGACCGGTTAGGGCGTGAACTCATTGAAGATGCGCTCACAACAGGAAAGTTGTCTAAAGGTGGTACGATAATCGAGCCAACTGCTGGAAATACTGGTATAGGCCTTGCGTTGGCAGCTATTGACCACGGGATAAACGTAATCTTTTGTGTACCCGAGAAGTTTAGCAAAGAAAAGCAGGCTTTAATGAAAGCACTCGGTGCCACAATCATTCATACACCAACGAATGACGGCATGAGTGGTGCGATTGCAAAAACAGAGCAATTGCTAAAGGAGATACCAAATAGTTATTCCCCTCAGCAATTCTCTAACCCTGTTAATCCAAGAACCTATTATAAATCACTAGGACCAGAGATATGGCACGATTTAAACGGGGACGTTCAAGTGTTTGTTGCTGGTGCAGGTACCGGGGGAACCTTTATGGGAACAGCTCAGTTCTTGAAAGAAATGAAGGCACAAATAAAAACATGCATTGTTGAACCTGAGGGATCCGTAATAGCTGGTGGGGAAGCTGGGTCGCATGATACAGAAGGAATTGGCATGGAATTCCTCCCTGAGTATATGAATCCTAGTTATTTTGATGCGATTCACACCGTTTCGGATCAAGATGCGTTTGCGTATGTTAAACAGTTAGCTAAAAAAGAGGGCCTTCTCGTTGGTAGCTCATCAGGTGCAGCTTTTTACGCTGCCTTGCAAGAAGCAAGAGTTGCAAAAGCAGGCACAAACATCGTTACCATTTTTCCTGATAGCAGCGAGCGGTATTTGAGTAAAGATATTTATTCTTACTAAAGAAGAACAAGGGCTTTGTTAAGAACCGATAAGCTTCTAAAGCATACTCTAGTATCGGTCCTCATACTAAAAGGTGACGTCCATCAGACATCGAAGCCTTAGTACTGGAGCTAGCCTACTACTATATAGAACATTAATAAAGGAGTTTTCTTATGAAACGTAAGACTAAAATGGTGCATGGTGGCATCACTGGCGATAAAGTAACAGGTGCCGTCTCTGTGCCTATTTATCAAGTAAGTACGTACAAACAAGAAGCGGCAGGTAAACATAGCGGATATGAATACTCTAGAACAGGCAATCCAACAAGATATGCTCTTGAAACAGTCATCGCAGACTTAGAAAATGGAACAGCTGGATTTGCTTTCGGCTCAGGTATGTCCGCCATCAGTGCCGTGATGATGCTACTAAATGCCGGGGATCATATCATCATGACTGATGATGTATACGGTGGCACGTACCGTCTTATGACAAAGGTGCTAAATCGCTATAATATTGAGCACACCTTTGTAGACACAAGTAACCCTGATAAAGTAAAAGAGGCTATTCAACCTAATACAAAGGCCCTTTACATTGAGACACCGACTAACCCTCTTTTAAAAATCACTGATATACAAGCGATGTCAAACATTGCTAAAGAAAATAACTTATTGTTAATTGTTGATAACACATTTGCTACACCATATTGGCAGCAGCCTCTTGATTTAGGTGCAGATATTATCGTTCATAGCGCGACTAAATATATCGGAGGGCATAGTGATGTGGTTGCTGGCTTAGTCGTAGTTAAGACTGAAAGCTTAGCAGAGGATTTGCATTTTGTCCAAAACTCTGTTGGCGGAGTTCTTGGCCCTCAGGATTCTTGGTTGCTCATGCGTGGTATCAAAACATTAGCACTACGAATGGAAGCTATTGAAAAAAACACACACGATATTGTTCAATTTTTAAAAGAGCATCCTAAAGTAGGTACCATCTATTATCCTGGCTTACCTAACCATAAGGGTCATCACATAGCCAAACAACAAGCGAGTGGATTTGGTGGTATGATCTCATTCGATGTAGGTAGTGCAGCAGCAGCGGACAAAGTTTTAGAAGGCACCTCCTTTTTCACACTTGCAGAAAGTCTTGGTGCCGTGGAAAGCTTAATTTCTGTTCCTGCTAAAATGACACATGCCTCCATCCCAAAAGAACGACGTAATGAATTAGGGATTGTCGATGGATTGATTCGAGTGTCTGTTGGCATTGAAGACAGTGAGGATTTAATAGAAGATTTAAAGCAAGCGTTAAATAAGATTTAACAATTATGTATGGTAGGTTACTGCACAACGGAAGTCAATTATCAGTTAAGATAAATGCAAAAAAACGTTACCAATTCATACAACATAAACAATGATAGTAGAATGGTGCAGAACTCGTTATTCACATATTGTGTTCGAGCATTTTATATCAGGTAATAATACGCCCTCCATATAACGCCTTCATCTCGCCTACTTAAGCACTTTGATAACTCTTGTTAAGGCGGAGAAAAAATGGATTTGCATTTAACTTAAATTCACACTGAAAAGAGCCATGATTTCACATCTGAAATCATGGCTCTCTTCTTGTCCATCGTAAAACATTTTCATTGAATCCGTCTCACTTTCATTAAGGGCTCTCTTCGAATATGAAAAGAAAAAAAGAGATACGAATAAGAGTGCTCATCCATCTCTAAAAGACCTGTTATTTATTGTTTATTCCCTATAATCAAACGGATCTGTTTAACTTGAAGGCATTTTTATTTTGCGAGTTGTTACTAGTAACTCGGTTTGTGAAAAATAATAAATAAATTCCGAATATAGTTTTCACACCGCCATCCATTATGCCAAAATAGATGAATGGAATTTCTTTCATGAACATTCCGACGATTGCCAATACCGAACATACAATAGCCAGATAAATCATGGATTTACCGTGCACATAGTAAAATGGGAAAAAATGAATGCCTGTTGCTAAAAATGTGCCCAACCAAACCATCCTCCAGTCTCCACTCGGGATAAAAGGGCCTCCCAACATGAACATTAAAGGAAATAAGGACATGACACCATACTTGGACATCTTCAATTGAAACTTCGACAAATCCCCATCAGTGAATTTCTGCTGCACCCATTTATTAAAATCGGTAAGGTATATACCTACTCCGTAACCTATCATGAAAATAAAGGGATTTAAAACAAAGGGGCCTCCTATTACAGTCGCAAGTACAATGACTCCTCCGATGAATACTAACCAAAGACCACATAAACGCTTCGCATTGTGTTCAAGCTGTACATGTTTGTCATACCCAAGCTTTTTAATCATTGCCATCACCCCAAGACCTTTTTTTAAGAATGCATACAAATTTAATATATTACTTCGACATGCACGTGGTTATTCTTTCTTTCTTTTTTTATTTATTATAAAAAAATAGAAAAAAGGGGCTCAGAAATAGGTTTAACCTACTTGTGACTCCCCTACAATTTCATACTACGCTTTTTGACCTAGGCATATCCAGTTCATATAATCGTGCGTAGCGTGTATTTGTATTCATTAATTGCTCATGTGTACCTTGCAACACAATTTCCCCTTTATCAAGGAATAGTACTTGGTCTGCCATATGCACAAACGCTAAGTGATGTGTGATCCATAAAATTGTTTTACCTTGCAGCACTTCAAATACAGTTGTCATCAGCTGTTTTTCTGTGATAGGATCCAGCCCTACTGTTGGCTCGTCTAAAATGACAACGGGGGTGTCCTGCAAAAGAATTCTTGCTAACGCGACGCGTTGTCTCTCCCCACCAGAAAATCTCATGCCTGTTTCATGCATGGGAGTGTGATAACCTTTTGGCAATGATGAAATATAATCGTGTAGCTTCACCTGTTTAGCCGCCTCATATACATCTTCATCCGACGCATTTGGATTGCCGAGTCGAATATTATTTAATATCGTCGTATCAAACAAGTGGGGTTGCTGCTGTAAAATAGCTATCAAATTAGGTATAAAAGAGCCTACTTGACTTGTATGAACACCATTCATTGTCACAGATCCACTGGAAGGCAATAACACGCCTTGAATAAGCTTCATGATGGTAGACTTACCAGCACCACTTGGTCCGAGTAACGCTATAATATCTCCTTGATTCATTGTAAAGGATACGTTATTAACTGTTTGATTTTCTTCGTACTGAAACGACACATTTTTAAGCTGTAACTTAATATTGCATGTATCCTTGATTATGTCCTCTTGCTTAGTCTCATTTGAATCAGGTAGCCTCGAAAGACGGTCAATTGAATCTTGATAAGAAGGAATTTCACTAACAGCATCCGATAAAGGTACAAATGCTTCTGTTAAAGGGAATAGAACTAAGACGAACGCTGCAATAAGCGTATGTGCAAAAGCCCCCCCTGACGTTTCGGCAGCGGTCCAAAACAACATAACTACTACCATACTTGCGATTACTACTTGCGCAAGAGAAAATCTCCACCTAATAAAACTCGCACGCTTTTGCTCTAGCAATAATAACTCGTGCTCTTGCGATTCGTAGTCTTTAATGAATGCTGCTTGTCGTCCGCTAAATTGCCATTCACTTATACCTAATATGGCATCTGTTAACTTTTCATATAATGTATGCCTATTGTTTTTTATTTTTTTCACAGTTGCCTTCGTCACTAATAGCGACACAAATGGGAATAAAAATACGAGTACACCTGCAAGGATTGCCACTAATATGGCAAATGGCCAGGAGAAGAGACCAAGCACAATAATACATATTCCATATAAAAACAAGCCAACTAAACTAGGAAACACTGTTTTTACGTAGATGTCCTGCAAACGCTCAATGTCATCTGCTAACAAACCTAATACATCTCCTGTTTTTATTTTCATAGAAGGATGCAGTACATTTGGCTCAATGTTCCGATACACCTTTACCCTCATGTTAGAAAGGATTTTTAAAACGACGTTATGTCCAACTAGCCTTTCCACATAACGAGAAACCGCTCTAGTGATACCAAATGTTCGGACCCCTACAATCGGAATATAAATGAGTAGCAGATTTTCCGGCCTTGTAGCTGCTTTCGAAATTAAATAACCCGACGTGAACATTAGAAACGACGCTGCAAACACCGTTACAAGCCCTAATAATACGACACATATGAGTAGCAGCTTGTTTTCTTTTAAGTAAGGAACAATCCATCCTTTGTCATTCATGACATATCCCCCATTTGCGTTTGAACCATTTCATAGTAATATCCTTTTTTCTGTATTAATTGTTCATGAGTACCCTCTTCAGCAACCTCACCGTGCTTGAGGAAATATATATAATCCATGTTTTCCATCCAGTGAAGTCTATGCGTAGCAAGAAAAACTAGCTTTTCTTCAAACAACGATAACATCGTTTGTTTCAGGTCATATTCTGTTTCAATATCAAGATGAGCTGTTGGTTCATCTAATAATAATATCGGCCGATTATCAAGAAAAGCACGCGCGATGGCAACACGTTGTGCTTGTCCCCCACTTAGCATACGCCCTCCTTCTCCAATTTTTTCATCCAAACCATGTGGCAGCTCCTCAATAACTTTAGTAAGACCTGCTTGTTGCGCTGCCCATCTAACCTCTTCTTCCGATGCATCTGGCTTATAAAAAGCAATATTATGCCTAATCGTTTCATGAAATAAATATGGATGCTGAGGAATATAATTTAGTTGTTTCTGCCAATCCTCTCGCTGTAAATGATTAAAAGATTGGCCGTCAATCCCAATCTGGCCTGAACTCGCTTCAACAAATCCACCAATAACGTCAACTAACGTTGATTTACCTGCACCACTTTCTCCTACGATACCAACTTTTTTGAAACCATTTAACGTTACATTCACATTTGTAAGGGAAGGGGCACTTTCTTCATCATGCTGAACAGCAACAGACGAAATTCTTAAATAGGAGGACTGATTCCACACTTTAAGCGGCTTACCTTGTTTGTATTGAAACTTTGGCATTGAGACAATGTTTAATAGCTTCTTTCCCGCTTCCATACCATTTAAAGTCGCATGATAATCTGATCCTATTTCTCTAATAGGTAAAAAATACTCTGGCGCTAAAATTAATATCGCAAGCGCGACCTGTAACGTCATTTCCCCTTCAACTAGTCGTAAGCCTAAAAACACCGCAACGGTAGCGACGGAAAGCATCGTAAAGAAATCCATTGCAAATGACGATAAGAAAGCCATTTTCAATGTGCCCATTGTCGTTTTTCGATAACGTTCACTAACATCTTTAATTTTATCTGTATGTGCTCGACTTCGTCCTAAATACTTTAACGTCTCTAGTCCTCGTAATGAATCCACATAATGATTTGATAACACACGGTACATACTCCATTGCTTGTCTGCTTTTTTTTGAGCAGCTAATCCTAGTAAAATCATGAACATGATCAGAATTGGTAGCGTTACAATGAGAATAATAGCAGAAGTACGGTCTTGCAGAAGAATGTAAATAACGATTAAAGCAGGAACAACCGCCATGCTTGACATTTTGGGTAGGAATATCATGATGTATTGCTTAAACTGTGTCACTCCCTCTAACAAAAGAGTCACTACATTTCCTGTACCTAGCTTCTTTGAAACCCGAGGCCCCAGTTGAAAAAGATTGTCTAAAGCTTTATTTCTTAAGTCTGCACCTATTGTGTCTGCGTATTTAAAGACAATCTTTTGCTTGAGGTGATGAATGGCATGCCGCATAAGAAATGTCAGGAGAAAATATAGCATTTCCGAATAGACCATATGAATAGGTCCTTTATTAAAAAGATGAGTGACCACCTCTGCAAGCCATATGGCCTGCAGAATGATGGACACTCCTTGAAGAATGCTTAATCCAATTAAAGTAGATAAGATAGTTTTCATGCCTTTATATCGAAGTAAATCTTTATCCATTAATAAACCATGTCCTTCCCATCGACACGCTTACGAAATACATAATAGCTCCATATTTGGTATCCTAGCACAAAGGGTAACAACGTAAAGGCTACAATGGTCATGACCTTTAGTGAATACGCCCCTGATGCAGCATTATAGACCGTTAAGTCATAGGCACTTCCTAAAGAGCTAATCATCACTCGTGGGAAAAGTCCTACAAATAAAGAAGCTACTGTAAGAGCAATTCCAGCGCCACTAAGAATAAATGTGATTCCATCACGCTTTTGCTTTAGCATTAGAATAGCAACTGCATAACATATAACAACCCCAACAATCATCGGTATTGTCACATTCCCTCTGAAAGTAAATAAGTCTGTCTCCACGTAAGATAAAGCAACGAATGCTACTAGTGCAAGAAGCAAGGCATACATAACCTTCCCCGCTAATTCACGCGCACGCTCCTGCAAATCTCCTACTGTTTTTAGGGCTGTAAACATAAGACCGTGGAAAAAACATAATAGTGTAACAGCAACGCCACCTGCAACAGTATACACGTTAACATAATCAGTAAATCCTGCGCGCAATGTCATCGTTTCATCAATCGGCATTCCTCTTAATATACTAGAGAACAAGACGCCAAATAAGAAAGGCGGTAAAATACTACCGATAAAGATGATCCAATCCCACGATTTTACCCAGCGAATGTCTTCCACTTTTCCTCTAAATTCGAACGCAACCCCTCTACCGATCAGGGCAAGAAGGACGAACACAAATGGAATATAATATCCACTAAACATTGTTGCATACCAATGAGGGAACGCGGCAAATATTGCTCCCCCCGCTGTTAATAGCCATACTTCATTTGCATCCCAGAAAGGGCCGATTGTATTCACAAGTATTCTTCGTTCAAATTCATTTCTCCCTAGAAATCTGCTAGCCATCCCTACGCCAAAATCAAAGCCTTCTAGAAAAAAGAAACCGATAAATAAAACAGCTACTAATATAAACCATAATTCACTTAAGGCCATTATTGATACACCTCCTTGTCAAATGGGTCGACAGATACATTAATATCATCTTGAACAGCATAATGATGCTCTGTGCCTTTTTTAATTTCTTTTACAAACAAGTACACCAATACGACCGCCAGTGCTGTATATATAGTCGTGAATGCAATGAATGAGAATAATAAAGATGCCACTGATACATTCGGTGATATCGATGCCGACGTAGTCATCAACCCAAATACCGTCCAAGGCTGACGTCCTATTTCTGTCATGATCCATCCAGCTGTATTTGCTATGAACGGAAATGAAATAAGGCCGACCATGATTTTAAGATACAACGTTTTTGACATTAGTCTTTCTATGTAGCTATACCAGAGCCCCATTGCTGCTACGAGTAGCATAATCATTCCTGCAAGCACCATGATTCGGAAGCTCCAAAATGTTGTTTTTACAGGTGGAATATAGTTTCCTGGTCCATACTTTTCTTCATATTGTTTTTGCAAGGTAAGCATACCTGGCACGGATCCTTCAAGCTTTTCATACGTTAAATAACTTAATGCAAATGGAATAGCTATTTCAAAATTATTGCGCTGATTTTCTGTGTCAATAATAGCAAACATATTCCAAGCGGCAGGATCTCCACTGTCCTCCCATAATGCCTCACTAGCCGCCATTTTCATTGGTTGAGACTCCATTAAATGTTGTGCTTGTTCATGCCCACTAAGAGCCACACCTAAACCACCCACCATGGCAACTACCATTGCAAAGTTAAAGGACTTTTTGAAGATTTCAACTTCTTGTTTTTTCAACAGTTTATACGCACTTACACCACCAATGAAGAATGCCCCTGTTGCTAATGATCCGAAGATAACGTGAGGAAATTCAACAAGCAGCTGTGGATTTTTTAAAAGAGCGAAAAAGTCATTCATCTCTGCTCGTCCATTTCGAATAACAATTCCCACCGGCTCTTGCATAAATGCATTCGCAGCTAAAATCCATAATGCAGAAAACATCGTTCCAATCGATACGAGCCAAATACACATTAAGTGAACTTTTTTAGACAATCGATCCCAGCCGAAAATCCATAAACCTATAAAAGTAGATTCCATAAAAAATGCTAATAGCGCTTCAATAGCAAGTGGTGCGCCAAATACGTCTCCTACAAACCTTGAATACTCTGACCAGTTCATACCAAACTGAAACTCTTGAATAATACCTGTAACAACACCAACAGCAAAGTTTATTAAAAATAAGTGCCCCCAGAACTTTGCCATTTTCTTGTAAATCTCTTGGTTTTTCACAACGTAAAATGTCTGCATTAGCGCAACCATAAACACTAACCCAATAGACATTGGCACGAATAAAAAGTGAAAGATTGTGGTGGCTCCGAATTGTAGCCTCGCCAAAAATAATTCTGTCAACGTAATCCCTCCTGTAGAAATGTTTAAATATCTGTTAATTTGTTATGTTAATTATTTCACAATGAAAATTGTACCAAAAAAGCATGTTATATATATGAGGTGAATTTGAACTTTCAAAGGTTCTTTTCTTCGTTTACACAGTGTGAATGTTATATAGAATGAGGGTTTTCGCTAAAAAAAGTAGTGGATATACAAATCCACTACTTCTCCCTCAATTTCTTTTGGTTTTTTTACTAGAATAGCTTTTTGATTGTGAATTAAATGTGAAGTATCCTTTAAAAAATTCAAGATATTTTCAAAAAAATATAACATAATGGTCGTTTTTGGAACCTTTTGTTAGTCTTGGATGATATTATCCGTGTACTGCCGAATATCCGGGCTCACCATCAAAGGTGTATAAATTCTCTGTTTTTATAATTTGAAAGTCAGTTTCTATAATTTTTTGATAAAGTGACACGATATCACTCTCCAGAATTGGCTGGCCATCATCACGTAAAAACCTACAACGCCAATGGTCTGTGCAAAATGTTTCTGGGAAACCATCCGGATACACTTTTACGCCACGATTTGTAATCACTTGTAAAGCAAGCTTCCCCAGTGAAATAAGCTCTAGCTGCCTACCAAGCTGCTCGGGACTCCCATTGTCCCAATCTAAAAATATGTCGACACCAACAAGCTTTTTATCTGCTTTTACCTTAGTTGAACTGATTGATTTAAACGCGTCTGTTTTTTTATAAGAGACCGATGGTAACGTTTCAGGTATTTTCCCTAAATTCGATATAACAGCATTCGCAAATTCCTTTGTGCCGACTTTGCTCTTACTCACACCCTCGTTATATATATCGTATGTGTGAATTCCTTCCTCTATCGTTCTTAACCAGCCGTTATGAACTCGTTCAGCTACCTCCACTTGCCCGATGTGCTGAAGCATCATAACAGATCCTAGTAATAATCCCGATGGGTTGGCAATATTTTGCCCCGCTCTACGTGGCGCTGAGCCGTGAATAGCCTCAAACATTGCACAATGATTGCCAATGTTAGCCGAACCAGCTAATCCGACAGATCCGGAAATTTGTGCCGCAATATCTGAAATAATATCACCATATAAGTTCGGCATGACAACAACATCAAAATTTTCAGGGCTCGCAGCAAGCTTAGCTGCCCCAATGTCCACTATCCACATCTCTTTTTCAATATCTGGATATTCCTGCCCGATTGTTTCAAATACTTTGTTAAAGAGGCCATCCGTCAACTTCATAATGTTATCCTTTACAAAGCACGTCACCTTCTTCCGTTTGTTGCTACGTGCATACTCAAATGCGTAGCGAACGATCTTCTCTGTTCCCGGCCGCGTTATGAGCTTCAAGCATTGATACACATCATTCGTTTGACGGTGTTCAATACCCGCATATAAATCCTCTTCGTTCTCACGGATAATCACCACATTCATCTCTGGATGCTTTGTTTGGACAAAGGGATAATACGAAACGGCTGGTCTGACGTTTGCGTATAACCCTAGCGCTTTTCGTGTCGTTACGTTAAGGCTTTTATATCCACCGCCCTGAGGTGTAG from Bacillus sp. HMF5848 includes these protein-coding regions:
- the cydB gene encoding cytochrome d ubiquinol oxidase subunit II, with product MMALSELWFILVAVLFIGFFFLEGFDFGVGMASRFLGRNEFERRILVNTIGPFWDANEVWLLTAGGAIFAAFPHWYATMFSGYYIPFVFVLLALIGRGVAFEFRGKVEDIRWVKSWDWIIFIGSILPPFLFGVLFSSILRGMPIDETMTLRAGFTDYVNVYTVAGGVAVTLLCFFHGLMFTALKTVGDLQERARELAGKVMYALLLALVAFVALSYVETDLFTFRGNVTIPMIVGVVICYAVAILMLKQKRDGITFILSGAGIALTVASLFVGLFPRVMISSLGSAYDLTVYNAASGAYSLKVMTIVAFTLLPFVLGYQIWSYYVFRKRVDGKDMVY
- a CDS encoding cytochrome ubiquinol oxidase subunit I, whose translation is MTELFLARLQFGATTIFHFLFVPMSIGLVFMVALMQTFYVVKNQEIYKKMAKFWGHLFLINFAVGVVTGIIQEFQFGMNWSEYSRFVGDVFGAPLAIEALLAFFMESTFIGLWIFGWDRLSKKVHLMCIWLVSIGTMFSALWILAANAFMQEPVGIVIRNGRAEMNDFFALLKNPQLLVEFPHVIFGSLATGAFFIGGVSAYKLLKKQEVEIFKKSFNFAMVVAMVGGLGVALSGHEQAQHLMESQPMKMAASEALWEDSGDPAAWNMFAIIDTENQRNNFEIAIPFALSYLTYEKLEGSVPGMLTLQKQYEEKYGPGNYIPPVKTTFWSFRIMVLAGMIMLLVAAMGLWYSYIERLMSKTLYLKIMVGLISFPFIANTAGWIMTEIGRQPWTVFGLMTTSASISPNVSVASLLFSFIAFTTIYTALAVVLVYLFVKEIKKGTEHHYAVQDDINVSVDPFDKEVYQ
- a CDS encoding NADP-dependent isocitrate dehydrogenase: MKKTPITVAYGDGIGPEIMSATLNILDAAGAQLDIETVEIGEKVYLRGGMSGIEPSAWESLRRTKVFLKAPITTPQGGGYKSLNVTTRKALGLYANVRPAVSYYPFVQTKHPEMNVVIIRENEEDLYAGIEHRQTNDVYQCLKLITRPGTEKIVRYAFEYARSNKRKKVTCFVKDNIMKLTDGLFNKVFETIGQEYPDIEKEMWIVDIGAAKLAASPENFDVVVMPNLYGDIISDIAAQISGSVGLAGSANIGNHCAMFEAIHGSAPRRAGQNIANPSGLLLGSVMMLQHIGQVEVAERVHNGWLRTIEEGIHTYDIYNEGVSKSKVGTKEFANAVISNLGKIPETLPSVSYKKTDAFKSISSTKVKADKKLVGVDIFLDWDNGSPEQLGRQLELISLGKLALQVITNRGVKVYPDGFPETFCTDHWRCRFLRDDGQPILESDIVSLYQKIIETDFQIIKTENLYTFDGEPGYSAVHG